One genomic window of Corticium candelabrum chromosome 9, ooCorCand1.1, whole genome shotgun sequence includes the following:
- the LOC134184020 gene encoding uncharacterized protein LOC134184020 yields the protein MDRKDLLLLLLVYRRRTRRAREASRRRRRKWVRTIFQRRREHGDYHNLLAEMRLQDAESHYRFLRMSRETFDALVAKVAPALKRRSYQSVYRPEISPGERLALTLRYLATGNSQVSVSFSFRVGRATVCHIIRETCAALWQVLQPEYVKGPSSEEDWKGIAREFSKLWNFPNCVGAIDGKHISIQAPASSGSSYYNYKGGHSVVLMAVCDAHYRFIFVDIGNSGRHSDGGVLSNSEFGRALDAGKLGLPSPTTLPGTAIEVPFAFVGDEAFPLQRNMLRPYPGRNLADPEAVFNYRLSRSRRVIENSFGILAARWRLFRRPIIASPDHVVLFTQAAIALHNYLRTTESTVYCPRGFSDAEDGAGNVTEGAWRSEVDGDNGLSRIGSVGSNMYSRSAATCRDTIRDYFMSSEGEVTWQYHHIHRTEY from the exons ATGGATAGAAAAGACTTGCTCCTTCTACTGCTAGTGTACCGTAGGCGCACTCGAAGGGCTCGGGAAGCtagccgccgccgccgccgaaAATGGGTGAGAACCATTTTTCAAAGAAGGAGAGAGCACGGGGACTATCACAATCTGCTAGCAGAAATGAGGCTGCAGGATGCAGAGAGTCATTACCGCTTCTTGAGAATGTCTAGGGAAACTTTTGATGCTCTGGTAGCAAAGGTAGCTCCTGCTTTGAAAAGAAGATCATATCAAAGCGTCTATCGGCCGGAGATCTCACCTGGAGAAAG ATTGGCTTTGACTTTACGTTACTTGGCCACTGGCAACTCCCAAGTGTCAGTTTCTTTCAGCTTCAGAGTTGGCCGTGCAACTGTTTGCCACATCATTCGAGAAACATGTGCTGCACTGTGGCAAGTTCTTCAGCCTGAATATGTGAAAGGACCATCAAGTGAAGAGGATTGGAAGGGCATTGCCAGAGAATTTTCAAAGCTCTGGAATTTCCCAAACTGTGTGGGAGCTATTGATGGCAAACACATATCTATACAAGCTCCCGCTTCTTCGGGATCATCGTATTACAATTACAAGGGAGGACACTCAGTTGTTCTAATGGCAGTGTGCGATGCACATTACAGGTTTATTTTCGTCGACATTGGAAATTCTGGTCGACATAGTGATGGAGGTGTTCTTTCAAATTCAGAATTTGGCAGAGCACTAGATGCAGGCAAACTTGGCTTACCATCACCTACAACTCTACCCGGTACCGCCATTGAGGTACCATTTGCGTTTGTGGGAGACGAAGCTTTTCCACTTCAGCGCAATATGCTTCGTCCGTATCCTGGGAGAAATTTGGCTGATCCTGAGGCAGTGTTTAACTATCGCTTGAGCCGTTCCAGAAGAGTCATTGAGAACAGTTTTGGTATCCTGGCTGCCAGATGGCGTCTCTTTAGGAGGCCGATAATTGCTTCTCCAGATCACGTAGTGCTTTTCACCCAAGCAGCAATAGCCCTACACAACTACCTGCGAACTACTGAGTCAACAGTTTACTGCCCACGCGGATTTAGTGATGCAGAGGATGGAGCAGGGAACGTCACTGAAGGAGCCTGGAGAAGTGAGGTGGATGGTGATAATGGATTGAGCAGGATAGGCTCTGTAGGAAGCAATATGTATAGTAGATCTGCAGCTACATGTAGGGACACTATTCGCGACTACTTTATGTCCTCTGAAGGAGAGGTGACATGGCAGTACCACCACATCCATCGTACAGAATACTAG
- the LOC134184937 gene encoding transcription factor Adf-1-like translates to MEEKLIESVRKYGCLWQVKSREYKDLRLKENSWKEVSEETGLPAADCQKVWKRLRDKFVREEKKTKSMRSGDSGPPYSSLWEYFEVLSFLLDTIKHRQTVTNFSAPLDDGCVHDDDEEDNDDDSESIVAVDQFEHNQSMTTRQSTPSPSVPLSGGVVQTPMGEIRSNRGKGKKRKVDAEAVDLAMLQLINDQKSNPTEPSLDEEGLFGLHIAAKLRQLSDREKAIAEIKIEEILLEAKFGYQYQQSSHQYQH, encoded by the exons atggaagagaagcTTATCGAAAGTGTACGTAAGTACGGCTGCCTGTGGCAAGTAAAGTCCAGGGAGTATAAAGACCTGCGTCTGAAGGAGAACTCTTGGAAAGAGGTCTCGGAAGAAACTGGGCTCCCAGCGGCAGACTGCCAGAAAGTATGGAAACGTCTTCGCGACAAGTTCGTGAGGGAAGAGAAGAAAACTAAATCAATGCGTTCTGGAGACTCGGGACCTCCCTACAGCTCATTGTGGGAGTACTTTGAGGTTCTCAGCTTCCTCCTGGACACCATAAAACATCGCCA AACAGTTACCAACTTTAGTGCCCCCCTAGATGATGGTTGCgttcatgatgatgatgaggaggacaatgatgatgatagtgAGAG CATTGTAGCAGTAGACCAGTTTGAACACAACCAATCAATGACAACACGTCAGTCTACTCCGTCACCATCAGTGCCATTATCTGGAGGAGTAGTGCAAACACCTATGGGAGAAATTCGTTCCAACAGAGGCAAGGGCAAAAAGAGGAAGGTGGATGCTGAAGCTGTTGATTTAGCTATGCTTCAGTTGATCAACGACCAGAAGAGCAATCCTACTGAGCCATCGCTAGATGAAGAAGGGCTATTTGGATTACACATTGCAGCCAAACTAAGACAGTTGTCCGACCGTGAGAAAGCAATTGCGGAGATTAAAATCGAAGAAATACTATTGGAGGCAAAATTTGGCTACCAATACCAGCAAAGCAGCCACCAATACCAGCATTGA